A section of the Phaseolus vulgaris cultivar G19833 chromosome 8, P. vulgaris v2.0, whole genome shotgun sequence genome encodes:
- the LOC137824531 gene encoding protein MAIN-LIKE 2-like, producing MAKTRGGGYQELHDGGQVDQGEGFPGGPSDMSLLVNFADHVVVKLWDGEDRGELKLVSHGRKLRKFGMPHVEIAVLIQNSGLFSLCNISYEVGDRGLISAFVERWHAETNSFHLSIGEMTITLDDVSSLLHFPILGQFPTYVPLEYNGAATILTELLEVEEAHGKAEMRQCRGVHVRLNWLRDIYAECCAQEAWECAARAYLLHVVGCTIFADKSAISVSVSYLLLFNNLRMCGGYAWGAAALTHLYEQLRDASYFNTKQLSSYVTLVQAWIYEHFSGMGRRDINPSYDEVTYDWAAYHRDICPSVCCANLATSRAFHHHRCQLRVLVHMTVSHPYIRRGELGDRPNVVPHRHLRSPNAEQASLSSQDEHAHSVTEGTDAYESTEAALHLARSVTDDGAVYTRRSRNVRGRH from the exons ATGGCTAAAACAAGAGGTGGTGGATATCAAG AATTACATGATGGTGGGCAAGTGGACCAGGGAGAAGGGTTTCCTGGAGGACCTTCTGATATGTCTTTGCTGGTAAATTTTGCTGACCATGTTGTTGTTAAGCTTTGGGATGGGGAG GATCGGGGAGAACTTAAATTGGTATCCCACGGTAGGAAATTACGTAAATTTGGGATGCCTCATGTTGAGATTGCAGTTCTTATACAAAATTCTGGATTATTTAGTCTGTGCAATATAAGCTATGAGGTGGGGGATAGGGGGTTGATTTCAGCCTTTGTTGAAAGGTGGCATGCTGAGACAAACTCCTTCCACCTTTCCATAGGTGAGATGACCATCACACTTGATGATGTGTCATCTCTTTTACACTTCCCCATTTTGGGTCAATTCCCTACGTATGTGCCCTTAGAGTACAACGGAGCTGCAACTATTTTAACTGAGTTATTAGAGGTGGAGGAGGCTCATGGGAAGGCTGAGATGAGGCAGTGTCGAGGCGTCCACGTACGATTGAATTGGCTTCGAGATATATATGCGGAATGTTGCGCTCAAGAGGCTTGGGAGTGTGCTGCAAGAGCTTACTTGTTGCATGTGGTTGGATGCACTATTTTTGCAGATAAAAGTGCCATATCTGTATCTGTTTCGTACTTGTTGTTATTCAACAATCTTCGTATGTGCGGTGGATACGCATGGGGAGCAGCAGCACTTACACATCTATATGAGCAGTTGAGGGATGCCTCCTACTTTAACACAAAGCAGTTGAGCAGTTATGTGACACTTGTTCAG GCATGGATTTATGAGCACTTCTCGGGCATGGGAAGAAGGGATATTAATCCCTCATATGACGAG GTCACCTACGATTGGGCAGCTTATCACAGAGACATATGCCCGAGCGTGTGTTGCGCTAATTTGGCTACGAGTAGAGCATTCCACCATCACCGATGCCAACTGAGAGTCCTGGTGCACAT GACGGTGTCACACCCATACATTCGCAGAGGTGAGCTTGGAGATCGACCCAATGTTGTACCACATCGTCACCTTCGTAGTCCAAATGCTGAGCAGGCAAGTCTCTCGTCTCAAGATGAGCATGCACATtcg GTCACTGAAGGCACTGATGCATATGAGAGTACAGAGGCAGCACTGCATTTAGCCCGAAGCGTGACAGATGACGGGGCGGTGTACACTAGACGATCACGTAATGTTCGTGGACgtcattga